A single window of Pseudomonadota bacterium DNA harbors:
- a CDS encoding 4Fe-4S binding protein has product MAKPMDEYKWHELNVGCVIEEVGSAREYKTGDWRSQKPIWNDAKCIKCGLCWLYCPDAAIYQTNDGLYTANLDYCKGCGICAKECKPGAIKMVEEER; this is encoded by the coding sequence ATGGCTAAACCGATGGATGAATACAAATGGCATGAACTGAATGTTGGGTGTGTGATAGAAGAAGTTGGAAGTGCAAGGGAATATAAAACAGGGGATTGGCGTTCCCAGAAACCTATATGGAATGATGCAAAGTGTATAAAATGTGGTCTCTGTTGGCTTTATTGCCCTGATGCGGCAATCTATCAAACAAACGATGGTCTTTATACCGCCAATCTCGACTATTGTAAGGGCTGTGGTATATGTGCGAAGGAATGTAAACCAGGGGCAATCAAGATGGTGGAGGAAGAACGATGA